GAATTGGGCAACCCAACGATACTGCTTACCctgtgttaaatattttatgtttattatttctttccagtttaaaaTTGGTTACTTTAATTCCCAAGAAATTACTACGCCCAACAGTTTGTGTGACTCCATCCAAGAGCACATGCATACAACACAGGATTAAAGTCAGTATTCTACCCATCATATTCTACTTACCAACATTTTCCTGGTAACAAAATAACTGGTATTccccagaaaggaaaaataattggtttttttctcattaaaacagTAGTAGTTATTTCCATAACGGGACTAGGGAAATGGTTCCCATAATGATATCACATTGTTTGAAACCCATTCTGTTTGTGGAAGGTACATATGTACTGACATTCCAAGAAAGGAAAGACCAATAGCTGTAAGTCCTTTAGGTGTTCTTAGATGCAAATTTGCAAATCCTACAAACATCTTTCTGCTAACATTAATGAAACACAgatgtttagttttgtttttcatgacaGATAATTCTTTATACAGTCAGTTTCAAAGAAGTTAGTGGCAATAATGTCATTGATTTCACTGGGAGAAACAGCTAAGATATATCTGGTTTGTGTGAGCCAGTAAGTCTGTTCAGGAAAAAGGCTAAGTGATTCAACACATGTTATCATATTTTGATAATTTCCCTCTTCCACTCTgctatgagattttttttttttcctaatgcaaaGCCTTTGTTTAGGACCAAAacaagcaaaggcagaaaattctTCTCAGAATGCTGATTTACCAGCCACTCACATAAACAGGATAACGTTGTACACAGTGGTTAAAAATATACACACTAAACCATATATTTAGTTACCTTTATTCTGTCAATGAACTGGTATTTTGTAATCATCATTTCTTGCAACTGGCAGAAGTCTGCATTCATCTCTACTCCATACAGTTCAGATGCTGAGCTATAAAGATAACCCTacattaggaaaaggaaatttagTAACTGTGATGCCTTTACAAGAAGTTcaaaaatttcaattaaaatggaaaaaataaaacacaggttAAGattaagaaagcattttaaaacaccaAGTTGAGAAATGTCCTTCAGTGGATGTGACATGTTTTTCAGAGCTAAGCCCCCAATCTGGCAACTCCCACTTACGTCTCACCAATTTTACTAAGAGATCCAAAATGACAtgtcaaaaataataaaaagaaaaggaaagctctAACTTCAATTGCAAAATAGAGGGAAAGTGGtctaagaaggaaaaaagcagtacAAATCAAGTTACAAAAATAGTGTAAGAGGAAAAGACTctgcacatttttgtttcttggaagaatggaagaacaaaatagcaagagaaaaaaagaaccatgAGACATACACATAGCCAAAGTGAGTGAAAATGGAGGACAATGTACCAGTAATATAACGGGATATTTTGGTACAGAGTCTTTGTCAGCACCTCTAAGTATTGTATTACTGCCATTTTCAGGTGCTTCATAGAGGTACATatgaaaaaagataaattatctCTTAATTATAAGCCCAAAATAACGGTTCCGTTTCAGACTGAGATTTTGGAAAGTTGTTGGAgatgttagggaaaaaaaaaagtacaaatactTGAGCCTACAGGGCCCTAATAAAGATGTTGCTTTTAAGTGCCATTATCTCCACTGAACACCATAACTACACTTCGCCAACAATggcaaagacaaacaaacaatgCTAAAAATATATACTGAGATATCTATGTACTACAATCTAATTATTAAAGTTTTCTGAAACCATTCAGAGTAGAAAAGCAACCTGTGAAGGTGAAGTCACCCCTCCTCCAATACAAGCCAAGAACGTGATTAAAAAGGAGAactcttttaaaacttttcccCTGCTTTATCTTGAGACTATCTTCTACTATAACAATACAAGCATTTaagtactttaaaacaaaatcaggcTAGCAAGTGTGTTACCATTTAAGGACCCAATGctgcaaatatttacaaatggGAGTAACTTTCCTCATTTGAGTAGTCCCAAAATTAGATTATTCAGATGAGTAAAATTACATGCTCAAGCGTTTCCAAGATTGAGCCCTAAACAGCCATTGACTTTTGTAAGAAAGTTGTAATGTGTGTTTTGCATTGCTGTTGGCCATATGTTGCACCAGCCATGCCAAAAGCAATCAAAATTGCACTCAAGTTTCTCGATGAAGTATtttatgtgcattttaaaaCGCAGAGCAGGACAATATGTTTTTGGAGACAAATTCATATCAAAGTCTTCCTTTGTATAACTTAACAGTTTTTCAGCTTCATAAAGGAGTTTAACATAACTAATCTATATATAGACATGGTCAAGACATAGAAGACGAACTTACGAAGGAGAGAGCAGGAACTAGCAAAAGAGCAGCGTGTGTGACAGCAATATGCTACTCTGTTGGGACAACAGACTCTTCCTCTCCATAAGCAAGGTCATTTGTAGTCCCTCTTGTGAGGAACAGAACAAGAACGGAAAGCGCTAGTAAACAGCACCTTATACTGTTCAGAGTCATATCAGAGTGCCTCTCAGAATGACCCATCCAAGATGGAGTAACAAGAGTAGGCGgtcagagaagagggaaaatgtTTGTCACAGTAATAAAATATGAATTCCTGTGCTGGAAGTTACCGCAAATAGCACTGCACCAAGCCTGGAGCCAACGTCAACCACTACCTTTCCTGTCAGGTCAGGCAGTACATGTTGATAAAGAAACTTCAGTTCCATGAGGGAAAAGGAATGCGAAATAAACTCTGGGAAATAAGAACAGAACAAAGGTGTTGGGTGGGCAGTACTAACTACTGTGTTATTAACCAATGAAATATTAATCTGAAGAGTTATAATCACTGAAAACCTGTATGGTTTCCCGCCTGAACTAGTGTTGGGGACCCTGGGAAACCAGGGTTTGCAGATCCGAGGTAGCCTGGCTAGTAGTCTGTCCTGAGCCTGGGGACTCCTTCCCTTACATGGAAAATTTTGAAATCCTTCATGAAACTGAATTACCTTTTTCTGCACAGTGACATATATTAAAGAATACAAGACAAAGTAACTTGGAATTgtttaagtgaaaaataaaaaatggtacCTAAGTCTCAACACTATCATGCAAACCTTTTTATGGGCAGACATGTTAATATTTCAACTCCAAGGTTTTAAGGAACGGAATGTTCTCCACAAAAACCATTCCTCCTTCAATGCCTGTGCTATACTGGCGACAGTACTGATCTGTACCACACCACACACAAGCTTTAAGACAGCTGGTGCTTTCTACTGCTTTTCAGTGTGTGAGGGGAGACTGAGGCTACTGCATGGACTTCTACAGTATTGCCTTCCTCTTGCACCTTCCTTCTCAGTGGTACATAGCCCTGCCTCTTTCCTGCCTGCCCAGTTTTTGTGGGCAACTGGTGTCACTCATACACTGCAAATTAATTCAACTTACGTGTGTAGGAGTCTCCTTCCATTGGTTATGGGAAATAATTCTGGCCTGTGTACTGCACCAGTCTGGACAAAGTCCTCCATCAGCTGGATGTTGTGTTGTCCAGCTGAGTCACTGCACAAACCAGTTTAGTTAAAGTGAATTTGTTTCTTGTGTTCCCAAAAGAGCACTTACCTAAAGATGCAGTCTTGTATGAGCCACACTCTGTGCAGTAGCTCCTACTCATTTTCCCCTCCTCACACAATGAATCAACAAAATCATCATCATAAAGGAATGCATCAACGTGAATCATGGGCAGGGGATGCTGGTGTATCtgagaagaggaacaaaacctaAGAAAGGCAGAACCAAGTCGCTCAATTTCACTTACACTGTTACACAGTTAATTGTCCCACCATCCTACCTTTCCCAAAATCCCCGAGATCCAAATTTTTCCCTACTCAAAAGTTACAAATCAAAATTAAACCACAGAAATCCTGCATGTAAACTGGATCATCAAATTCCGCTGAATTAACCAGTAAGTGCAAGTCGACAAAGGAAAGCAAGCTGGTTTCAATAGCAGTAGACCTGCTGTGAATTTTGTCTCCTTAGTGCTTGCTTGGCTATAGAGGAGGTACAGGGTAAAGgaagctttttctcttccactttAATGAGGAGGATGTAACTTAAATTTAGGAAGAAGGTCAATTTTTATTCTCCACTTCAACTGTctgaatattttcatctttatgCTTTATGCCCCAATCTAGAAACACCCCTGATTAACATGGGTGTCATTTTCAATCAAAAGCATACCAGTTGGGATGCTTGCCTCATCATTTCAAGGGGTGTAATCTTCATCCTCCTactcctctttcctccctctcccaggcTTGCTGCATGTGGCCAATCCACTTTTCCCGTTTAAGAGCCACACACCACTTTTCTGGGAAATGCGTTAACTTTCCACCTATACTGACAGCTCAAGTAGAAAAGGTGCTCTCCCCTCCCACAGGACTCACAGCCCACCTCTTTCTGAGCCATCAGAATCTGACAAGAGCTGGAAATCATTTCTGGGCTGCCCACATTATGGCGACAGAGAAACACTGGccctgtatttctgttttctttaagggGGCTGTTAGAGCCTATTACGGAGCTAGCATTAAAGAATCACTGTGACAGGTGCCATACCACATAGAATGAAAGCTATGCCAAATCACTTATGATCAAAGTATTAAGAACTATGAAGCAACTTTCTTGGGGTCACACAATCATGCAGCAACAGACCTGAGAACCAAACTGAGATTACCTATACCTCAATCCAGTGCTCATTCTCTACTATGAACTACTACTAAAACTGAAATCAGCACAGTCCCCAAATAAATGATGTGGTTCAGCAAAAGGAGACCATAACAATTAGCTTACTTTCTGAATAGCTTGATGTTCCGAATTAAACATTGCCTCGATGGGTAAACAATTCCGCAAATCTTCAGCGATATTTTTGAGCACAACATCACTGTTACTCACCACAAGCTCGTCAAAGTCATCTGTAaatcaaggcaaaaaaaaaaacaaaccctgtaGATCATATGTAGATCATGTGGACTAAGTGATGACCAGTACAATACAGTTGCAAGACATAAACAATACCAGATGGATAaggtttttatttgaaatgcatttttcaggCTTTGTTAGCTTTTCCAGCCAATGACAGATTTGGATTGTAATAACTTTGccacttaaaataaatgtagtgCTTTTTTGAaatctcaaattattttcatatttataaacTTATAACTCACATATGATGGTCTGGGCTGCCACCAAAGTGATACTGTTTCAGCTTAGCATATAAAAACATCAAAGATGTTTTTGAACTATTGGAGAAATTACAAAACTCATAGTTGCCTGaatgcaggctttttttttttttttatatacaagCTTCTTTTTATACATACCATCTTTCTAATAAAGCggttacaaaaaaaatcagggataATGCACAGTTCAACAGTTCAACTCACAATGCATTTTACACAACTTAAActatcaaaatatttcacatgtgaaagaaaataggaGTGGATGTAATCCAGTATATTTTTGCAAAGCCACACTGTAAATTCTTGCTATTTTTCCAGGATATCCCTGCATTActtaaacactttaaaaaaaaaaaaaaattagaaaaaagatCAAGAGGGAACCTTGGGAAGTCACcaatcctttcttcttccaaggCTGAATCAATAATAACTGCCACTTCTTCTCCAaactattcttttaaaaaagattgtTAATgctggagactccacaacctcccttaGCAATCTATTCCAGTGCCTGACTACACTTACTATTAGAAAGGAATACTTTTCTTAATAACTGATCTAGATTTCCTCTGCCACAATTTAAACTCAGTACTCTCTGTCCCACTCACAATGGAAATAGAAAAGCTTGCTCCTCTCCTGTATATAGCAactttttacttctttaaagACTTGTGTGTCCTATCAGTCTTCTTTTCTAGAAGAAGCAAGATCCACTTATCCAGCCCTTTCCTGCATTCTTTCTAGTAGTCTGATCATTCTCATCACTCCCCTTTGGATCTTCTGGACTCTCTCATCCTTTATGACCTGCAGTATTGAGAACTAGACACGTTACTCCAGCTAAAAGTTTATTTGCACTAACCAGACTTTTCACATCTTGCAGGCAGCATCCTGCTTACACACCCCAGTTTCATGGTAGCCCTCTTCCCAGAGCATGATGTTCCTGACGTTCAGCATGAGATCTGCTGTACGCCTGtactctcttccttttctgttacgTTTTCCTCAAAAGGGCTGGATGAAATTCCTTTTTGTCTGGACATCTCACTGCTCTGAGGGCACTGAACTGGTTCTAAACAAAGGCACATCTCAGGTAAAAACCACATAcctgtaaaagaaacaaaaagcaaccaCAACCCTAATCCTGAAAAATACACCAAACCCTTCTATTGATTCTTGCCTAAAAATAGACATGTTTGtcctttcttccccaccccttctggtttgtttcttgttctgtttaGACTGCCACCATCTTGGGCAAGGACTgtggtttttatatatatcacTCACCAAAAGAAGATCTGACAGCTTTtagaggtgtttaaaaaaagtttatgttTGTTAGCATTGCTGTCCCAGGTGGGAACATTAGTATAGACAAGCTTGATGGCAAGCAggttaaaaatgtaattcatgCTACAGGTTTCTCTATGCTAATATACTTAATCTTTCCTGTGGAACACAGGCAATGCTGGAAACAGTGAGAAATTTTAAGGCTAGTATAAGAAACAGAGACCAGCTAAACTTTTAACTGTGAAAtgctctgaaatgctttttgctTAAGCACTGTAGTAAGAACAACATGATTAAAGAAACCCTCATTCATCAGTGCAAGACACTCTCTTCTTAGAGTGTAAATGTAAATGGCTCTTTCAACATGTCCTAAAACTGACTCCAACAGATAATCCCGAATCCCCCATAGTAAGCAGGAGAAACTTTAAATCACCTGGATTCCCTTAACACCTATTTGGTTTCTTATTTATTAAATGCATAGCAGTAACGCTCCAAGGCCCTGACAGGCACTGTACCACCAACCATTGGTGGTTGTTATACGACAGGAAGACGGTTCGCTGTTCCAAAGAGCTCACAGTTAAGTTCTCCAGAACCTCAGCTCCTGAAGAGATGCAGACTGTGCATCGAGGAACACGGGAGGGGCAGAGGCGGcagctgcaacagcagcagcaccaacaCCACAACAGGTGCAACGCAGCAGCTCCAGCTTGCcagcattttaatttgaaaccTCTAATGAGCACCCATCTCCTGTTAACCTCACGGTCCATCCAACAACTTGCAGATTTGTTATGAACATCCCAGAAGCAGGGAGTGGTTTTTCTGATGAGCTCAGGGAGGATTTCTATGGATGTGACGCAGCACAGAAGTAAACCCAGAGATTATGGGAAGGGAAGGTGGACAGATTTTTAACTGTTGCTTAACTGGGACTGTCAGCACCACAACAGGCCCCCAGAGCACAAAGGAGCCAGGGTTTGCTGAGGTGGGTAACGTCTGAGGAagtaagaaggagaaaaattacGCCACAGACAGAGCGAGAGAGTCGAAAGCTGATATTAGCAGCTGTACAGACCAGTGCCTGCGGGCAATAAGCCCCTACATCTGGCACATGCTTTAAAACAATACTATTACTATGCAAGAGAGCTCATCCAGCTGTTATACTGCCTGTTAAGAGTATCAAATTCATATATAGCATTTAATGAAATGCAGGAAGTGTTCATAGACCACCAGGCCAGCCACATCACACTGCAAATGCAGAACTTCAGCTCCCTTTCTCTCAGAGCTGGTGCATCGATAGGATCTGCTCTGTCATGGCCTGGGTGACCTTTTCTGGCCAACATTAGCGGTGGACAGCTCTCTAGGCTATTCAGTGTTCTGCTCTACAGCGGAGAAATGGATACTTTCAGTGGGAAACAGGTAGCGCACCCATCTTCCTCAAATCCAAAACACCCCTTCCCTGCCTCGACGTCCATTTGTGCAACGCTTGTCACAACACTGACCAGCTTACATGGGGCCCTCCGAGCTCTTCGTACGAAACAAACTATGACACACGAGACTTCTTGCGGATGCTCTATATCAAACAGGTCCTAAGGAAAACCTCACAACACATACGCAGCTCAAACAAAAAACTGTTGAAACActgatactgaaaaatacatgaCGAATGGAAATGCTCCTTCCCAACTATCAGTTAATACTCTAAAGCATAAGCATGCAGGAAcgaaagaagagaaggaggtTTGAACACACTCCTTCTCAAGATGACAAAATGGCAGCTTCAGCAGAAGCTGCGTGTCAAACACTCTGTGCTTGCGCGTATAGTCTGTGACTGAACTCAGATGCCGAGAGTCGCCTCATTCCTGTCAAAGCAAGAAACAGCAACAGCTACCACAATAACTCATTTACTTTTGCagtatgtaaatatttatagatTGCCATCAAGCACAGAACACAGGTGCCAAATATGAAAATACGCATTTCTGCCTCTGCCGGTACAGTTTTATCAACTCCACCCTCGTGCTTAACAAATTGTTCGCTCTCGAGAATCTCAGTATCACCTTACACGGGATCttcaaagaacaaacaaaaatagaaaactcTTTTTTGTATGATTTTAGTGCCTGCTGCATATACAAAATGGAGAGTGTGCAAGCCAACCCCTGTGGTCATTGAACAGAAAACTAACCAGGAAAGAACCGTACAGTTCATGAAATACTGCAAGATGAATCACAATCATTTGTTTATGGAGGAAGTCTGGTGTTtgtattttacttcaaaaacCGGTTCCACTGGATCTACTCAACATGCATTTATAAAATTTAATCAACACATTGCAAAAAGCCTAATTAACACCCTGGTGCTGCTCAACCTTTCTATGGCAAATATAACACAAGCTAAGAAAACATCACAAAGCCTCACACCAGATAGAGAGGACCGCTATAGCAACATCTAAACATCCTGGCACTGTGAAATACATGATTGAAGACAAGCAATGTATGATTTCCAAATGACAACAGATTACATGTCACGTGGAAAGAAGAGGATTTAGCAAAGGCAACCTTAACAGCAAGCACCTTATGGTCTTCTAGATGTATATTCAGACTCACAgaagtaaaaagcaaatattaacaTCCGTGTTACTTAATACAAGGTTAATTTAATCATTCAGTGTGTTTTAATGATACTGAACAAACAGGTCAAGGAGGCAGTCCCACATGTCTAAAACCTTACTATCTCCTATTTTGGCTAAACAAATTGAGAAGCAATCTGTGACCTCAGTATACCAACTTCTTCAGGAACTCTCAATACTATTCCTATCCCTAAGCATACTTAGCTATTGGTAGAAAGGAATCAGTTTTTTTCCAACAGGAATATAACCAGAGCTGATTTTATTAGTTCTTTAAGTCTTTTACATTCATAAATTGAAAGAAGCTTCAAAGTTAAATTTTAAACAAGGTAAGTCACATTTTACAATCAGTAGTTTTCCCCACCATTATTAAGTTTCAGTGACTAACAACTTAGAAGTACTTGGTATTCTTAAGACCTCTCTCGCAGCAGTATCATTTGTTACAACAAAGGAAATTATGCTAATTCCCAAAGTTGGTGACTCATCAAATTACAGGTAACATCCCATTTTAGTTTACCAAACAGAATAGTGGAAAAGATTTTTGGTATGGCGTAAttttaacaaagaaatacattccAGTTAATGTGCTATTTTGATGTCTTCTGAAAGGGTATTTTACTTGGATAAATCACTTTTACCAATTTGGATAAGAAGCCTTGTACTAAATTGctttttcacacacacaaataaattaCATACTAGTTACACTGCAGAAACCCATGCTTTCATCCTTTTAAAGAGACTGATTCCACTTCAGTTCCATCTGCAGTGACAATAGTACTGAGAGGAAACATTGAAGACCATTTCATGTAAAAGGGTCAAGTTTTTTTCTTATACTATTTCCTATTCTTCTCTTGTGAAAATCATCATCTGATAATTTTACCTAGTAGGCCTGGGAACACAATAATGCCTAGATCATAAAGTACATA
The Pelecanus crispus isolate bPelCri1 chromosome 6, bPelCri1.pri, whole genome shotgun sequence DNA segment above includes these coding regions:
- the LOC104025044 gene encoding uncharacterized protein LOC104025044 — encoded protein: MELEAARRAVLAAVRGTCAADLPRLLHWMRNTNDFDELVVSNSDVVLKNIAEDLRNCLPIEAMFNSEHQAIQKIHQHPLPMIHVDAFLYDDDFVDSLCEEGKMSRSYCTECGSYKTASLEFISHSFSLMELKFLYQHVLPDLTGKGYLYSSASELYGVEMNADFCQLQEMMITKYQFIDRIKVVHADVCTQASLLQKADVVVMNNVFEYFLDRQEQARAWEFIACNVRKRGSLLVTVPSLKESLSKLQTDIQLNQWVEEMQLNYDVCMEKDVDREALEQIHLYKIL